In Ochotona princeps isolate mOchPri1 chromosome 22, mOchPri1.hap1, whole genome shotgun sequence, the following are encoded in one genomic region:
- the GZF1 gene encoding GDNF-inducible zinc finger protein 1: MESGAVLLESKSSPLHLLREMHKLRLLGHLCDVTVSVECQGVREDFMAHKAVLAATSKFFKDVFLNEKSAGAGARTQVCLSEVPVADFASFLEFVYTAKVQVEEDRVQRMLEVAEKLKCLDLSETCFQLKKQMLESVLLELQNFSESQEAEVSSSPCLVPAGLEPRAGEVGGGEGPQASSLVGSSEDPPGDRLGNGLPRKAKEKLDKKKDVKPPYPKMRRASGRLAGRKVFVEIPKKKYTRRLLEQQTGAEEEEEESAAEPGCSRGQGAESAGVKAEVEPATPTKPEHLAAGRQLVDPVQKAAGEEDDEEDEEEEEEEEGKEKKKSNFKCGICERAFLYEKSFLKHTRRHHGVAAQVVYRCDTCGQTFANRCNLNSHQRHVHSSERHFPCELCGKKFKRKKDVKRHVVQVHEGGGERHRCGQCGKGLSSKTALRLHERTHTGDRPYGCTECGAKFSQPSALKTHMRIHTGEKPFVCDECGARFTQNHMLIYHKRCHTGERPFMCETCGKSFASKEYLKHHNRIHTGSKPFKCEVCFRTFAQRNSLYQHIKVHTGERPYCCDQCGKQFTQLNALQRHHRIHTGEKPFMCNACGRTFTDKSTLRRHTSIHDKNTPWKSFLVIVDGSPKNDEGHKMEQPDEVYTSPKLSDKLLSFAESSHFPSLATVPGSATAAHENSTVDPTCKSDNTVASHDALLATTISELSGLTPQPDTVPAQLHSLTNIE; encoded by the exons ATGGAAAGTGGCGCTGTGCTGCTGGAGTCCAAGTCCTCGCCGCTGCACCTGCTGCGCGAGATGCACAAGCTCCGTCTCCTGGGCCACTTGTGCGACGTCACCGTCAGTGTGGAGTGCCAGGGCGTCCGCGAGGACTTCATGGCCCACAAGGCGGTGCTGGCAGCCACCAGCAAGTTCTTCAAGGACGTGTTTCTGAATGAGAAAAGTGCGGGCGCTGGCGCCAGGACCCAGGTCTGCTTGAGCGAGGTGCCGGTTGCAGACTTCGCCTCCTTCCTGGAGTTTGTCTATACTGCCAAGGTCCAGGTGGAAGAGGACCGGGTGCAGCGGATGCTGGAGGTGGCCGAGAAGCTCAAGTGCCTGGACCTCTCAGAAACCTGCTTCCAGCTCAAGAAGCAGATGCTGGAGTCCGTGCTCTTGGAGCTGCAGAATTTCTCAGAGTCCCAGGAGGCCGAGGTCAGCAGCAGCCCCTGCCTTGTCCCTGCTGGCTTGGAGCCCAGGGCAGGTGAAGTTGGCGGCGGGGAGGGTccccaagccagcagcctggtTGGGTCCTCAGAAGACCCCCCAGGTGACAGGCTGGGCAATGGCCTGCCCAGGAAGGCCAAGGAGAAACTAGACAAGAAGAAGGATGTTAAGCCGCCTTACCCGAAGATGAGAAGGGCCAGCGGGAGGCTGGCTGGGAGGAAGGTCTTTGTGGAAATCCCTAAGAAGAAATACACGAGAAGACTGCTGGAGCAGCAGACAggggcagaggaggaagaggaggagagcgCTGCAGAGCCCGGGTGCTCCCGGGGCCAGGGTGCCGAGAGCGCAGGAGTGAAGGCAGAGGTAGAGCCGGCGACACCGACGAAGCCCGAGCATCTGGCGGCTGGCAGGCAGTTGGTGGACCCGGTGCAAAAGGCAGCCGGGGAGGAGGATGAcgaagaggatgaggaggaggaagaagaggaggaggggaaggagaaaaagaagagcaaCTTCAAGTGTGGCATCTGCGAGAGGGCATTTCTGTACGAGAAGAGCTTCCTGAAGCACACGCGGCGCCACCACGGGGTGGCTGCCCAGGTGGTGTACCGCTGCGACACGTGCGGCCAGACCTTCGCCAACCGCTGCAACCTCAACAGCCACCAACGCCACGTGCACAGCAGCGAGCGGCACTTCCCCTGCGAGCTGTGCGGCAAGAAGTTCAAGCGCAAGAAGGACGTGAAGCGACACGTGGTGCAGGTGCACGAGGGCGGCGGCGAGCGCCACCGCTGCGGCCAGTGTGGCAAGGGCCTGAGCTCTAAGACGGCACTGCGGCTGCATGAGCGCACGCACACAGGTGACCGGCCCTACGGCTGCACCGAGTGCGGAGCCAAGTTCTCGCAGCCGTCAGCGCTCAAGACCCACATGAG aattcacacaggggaaaaaccttttgTCTGTGATGAGTGCGGTGCAAGATTCACGCAGAACCACATGCTGATCTACCACAAACGGTGCCACACAG GTGAGAGGCCTTTCATGTGTGAGACGTGTGGCAAGAGCTTTGCCTCCAAGGAGTACCTGAAGCACCACAATAGGATCCACACGGGCTCGAAGCCCTTCAAATGTGAGGTGTGCTTCCGGACCTTTGCCCAGCGCAACTCCCTCTACCAGCACATCAAGGTGCACACAG GCGAGCGGCCCTACTGTTGCGACCAGTGTGGGAAGCAGTTCACCCAGCTCAACGCCCTGCAGCGTCATCACCGGATCCACACGGGCGAGAAGCCATTCATGTGCAATGCCTGTGGGCGGACATTCACGGACAAGTCTACGCTGCGACGGCACACTTCT ATACACGATAAGAATACTCCATGGAAGTCTTTCCTTGTCATTGTAGATGGCTCCCCCAAGAACGACGAGGGGCACAAGATGGAACAGCCAGATGAAGTGTACACGTCACCCAAGCTTTCTGATAAATTGCTGTCTTTTGCAGAAAGCAGCCACTTTCCCAGcctggccactgtgccaggcagtGCCACAGCTGCACACGAAAACAGCACAGTGGACCCAACGTGCAAGTCCGACAACACTGTGGCGTCCCACGATGCCCTGCTGGCCACCACCATCAGTGAGCTCAGTGGGCTGACCCCACAGCCGGACACAGTGCCTGCACAGCTGCACTCACTGACCAACATAGAATGA